In Gemmatimonadaceae bacterium, the sequence CGGCACCGCGCGGCTGCTGAGCGGCAAGAGCGCCTACTTCGGGCCGCGCTTCTCTCCCACCGATGCGCGGGTCGTAGTGGGCGAACTCAGCTCGCTGACGACCACGCGCGAAGGGGATCTCTACAGCATCGATACGGCGACCGGGGTCAAGCTGCGCGTCACCACCGACGGCCAGAATTCGCGACCGGCGTGGACGCCCGACGGGCGCTCGCTGCTGCTGGCCAAGCGAAAGCCGTCCAACATCCTGTTCGCCGCTCGCATGCCGGCTGACGGCACGGCGCCGGCGACGACGCTCGTGGACCGCCCGGGCGGTATCTACGAGCTCGCCCTCACCGCCGATGGGCGCACGCTGGTGTGGCGCGAAGATGCCAACTCGCAAAGCACGGGCCGCGATATCTTTGCCATGCCCGTCGATTCGCCGGCGGCGATGCGCCCCATCGCGCAGACACGGTTCAACGAGCGCAGCATTGCCACCAGCCCGACCGGCGACTGGCTGGCGTACGTGTCCAACGAATCCGGGCGCGACGAGGTGTACATTCGCCACCTCGCAGCCGGCGCCCCAAAGTTTGCCGTGTCCCGACGCGGTGGCGAAGAGCCGCGATGGACACGGTCCGGTGAAATCTTCTTCCGCTCCGGCGACTCCGTCCTCGTCTCGCGCGTGACGCTCGGGGCGCGCCCCACCGACGCCCCACGGATCACCGAACCGACGTTCCTGTTCGCCGCGCGTTACCAGCTGCTCGGGCTCGAGTCCACCTGGGACGCCGCGCCGGATGGCCGCTCCTTCGTGATGGTGCGATTGACCGATGCGCAGCGCTCGCCGGTGCTCCTGTATGCGAACTGGCTGGAGGCGTGGAAGCGCGCCGCTGCCGCGAAGTAACGTGCCCGCGGTTCATCACCTGGAGATGCTTCGATGACCAGAACCCTTCGGTTGGCCACGATGGGACTGCTGCTGGTTGCCGCGCGGCCTGCGGCGGCCCAGATGTACCCGCCCAGCCAGCGCACCACGATCGTGCAGCACGTGGCGCTCACCACGGTCACGCTGGAGTACGGCCGCCCGGTGGCCCGCGGCCGCACGCTCTGGGGCGCGCTGGTGCCGTGGGACAGCCTCTGGCACCCCGGTGCCGACTCGGCCTCGCGCCTCACGGTCGATCACGACGTCACGATCGAGGGGAAGCCGCTGCGTGCGGGGACGTACTCCCTGTGGCTCATTCCGCGCGAGCACGCCGCGTGGACGGTCATTCTGAATCGTGATGCGTTGGTGGATCACAAGTCGTACAGCGGCCCGTCGCGCGATGCGCTGCGGGTGGACGTGCTGCCCGACTCGCTCTCGATGATGGAGAGCATGGCGATCTACTTCCCCATGGTGCTGCGCGACGAGGCGCAGCTGCGCATTCACTGGGGCGTGCAGGGGGTGACGGTGAAGGTGAAGGCGGCGTGGCGGGAGGGGTGAGCCGCGCTGCTCCGCGATGTACCCGTGGCCACGCCCCCGGGATGGCCTTACCGCGCCGCTCCCTCACTCTTCACGCGAGCCGTCCAGTTGGTCAGCACGCGGATATGAAGATCATCGCCCACGCCCCCCGCCGAATTAGAGGTGGTGACGAGCACCGCATCCCCCGACGGGAAGAGATCGTAGCTGAAGGTTCCCTCTGTGCGATAGAACGGATCCGGCGCGAGCGAATCACGTGCCGTCACCGCCAGCGGTGCGAATGACAACGTCGCGCGCGCAAAATTCCTCGACGCGCGGAAGAGCAGGCGCCGTCCGTCGGGATACCAGACGGGCTCCACGCCGCCGTGCTCGGACACGCGCAGGCGCGGGCCGCGGCCATCGGTGTCGAGCACGTAGATCTCGTTCACGCCCGATTCGTCCGACTGATACGCGACCCAGCGTCCATCGGGTGACATCGCCGGGTTGAGCTCGCGCGCGGCGGTGGCGGCAATGGCGAGCGGCCGCCGCACCCGCAAGTCGGCGAGCGTCGACATATAAATATCGGGGTTGAACGACGTTCCCCCGATGCGCACCGCGACGCGGCTGTTGGTCCGCGCCAACGACAGGTACTGGAAGCCGAATCCCTTGCCGGCGGCACCGGCATCGAAGTTCGTGCGCAGCAACGTGGAATCTGGGCCGCTCCGGTCCCACGCGCGTGAGATGACCAGCACGGAATCCACGCCGAAGCGCCGCAGGTGCACGACGCGACGTCCATCCGCACTCCATTCGCCGCGGAACGACGCCGAATCATCGGTCAGGCGCGTGAACGTATTGGTGGCAAACTCGTAGATCGACAGGTTGCCAAGATCGGGCGAGGCGTCGCGCCGCACGATCGCGCGCTGTCCATCCGGCGAAATGCGCATGTCGCGGAACACGCCACCGGCATCGGTGAGTGTCGTGGCTCGCCCGCCCGAGAGGTCGTAGCGGACGAGCGCGTCGGGCGCCACCGTCACGGCGCCCGTCAAGGCGGGCTGGTACATCAGCGTCCCGTGGTCCGTGACACCGTAGCTGAATTGTCCGCCGCCACCATACGCCACCCGGTCGACTATCCTCACCGGGGCGCCCCCTGCGCGACGCGAACGAATGTCGAACGACACCGCGTACAACCCATCTCGGCGGCCGAACAACACGTAGCCGGACGCATATCGGGGATTCGATCCCGGGAGATCGAGTGGCTGTATGACGCCGCTCGCAATCTCGAGCACGCCAACCCGCTGCGCGTCAAGGCGACGCACCACCCCGCTGCCTTCGATAAAGTTGATCAGTGCGTAACGGCCGCCCGGCAGTGCCGAAGGATAGTTCACACCGACGGCGCGCCCATTGAGCGTTGGCACGATACGCTGCATCGCTCGCCCGGGGGTCGCGATGGCCAGGACCGTGTCGACTTGGAAGAGCAACCGTCCGTCGTCGGTCCAGGTGGAGGCGCCGATGCTGGTCCGTGCCACCTCGATCGGCGTGCCCCCGTCCACCGCAATCGTGAAGAGCACTTCGCCGGCGTAGTACGCAATCTGTCGCCCATCCGGAGAGAAGGTGGGCCATGTCGCGCCGTTCGTGCCAGGCACCCGTCGGAACTCGAGATCGTCGCTGCGACGCAGATAGAGCGAACGCTGGGTGCCGGAACCGACCAGCAGGACGGCCGCCAGGTACTGTCCATCGGGGGAGATGGCGACCTTCCAGCCGCCCGCCACGCCGGCAATTCTGGCGCTGTCGGCCAGCCCGATCTGGAACACGCTGCTTGCCTCACGAGCGGCCGGCGCGTCGGTGCGGCGCATTCGGTCCACGCCAAGGCCGATCGCGATCACCGTACTCACCGCCGCGAGGGCGGGCCAAATCCAACGCGTTCCGACGGCAGGCGGCCCGCCACGCGCGGCGCGCGACGGTCGAGCGCGCGGCGCTTCCCCAAGCAGGGTGGCGCGAAATTCGGCGGCGCTTGCCACGCGATCGGCGGGCAGCTTCTCCAGCGCCACGTGCACCGCATCCGCGACATGCGCGGGAACGTTGCGCCGGAGCGAATCGAGTGGTGCCGGATCACCGCTCAGCACCTTGGCGACGATCGCCTGACTCGTCGGTCCCGTGAACGGCGGCTCCCCGGCGATCATCTCGTAGGTCACCGCGCCCAGCGCATAGAGATCGGCGCGCGCGTCGACGTTCCGCTCGCCCATGGCCTGCTCGGGGGCCATGTACTGCGGCGTGCCGAGACTCAAGCCGGTCTGGGTCATACGCGTGCCGCCGGCGTTGGTCACCGCGAGGGCAATGCCGAAGTCGGCAACCAGCGCGTGCCCACCCTGGAGCAGGATATTCTCGGGCTTGATGTCGCGATGAATGACCCCGCGGTCGTGCGCGTACTGCAAGGCGTCGGCGACTTCCCGCGCCAGCGTGATGGCGTCGGGAATGCGGAGTTGCCGTTCACGCTCGAGCCGATGGCGCAGCGTTTCGCCTTCCACGTACGGCATCACGAAGAACAGCTGCCCGGCCGCTTCCCCGCTGTCGAACAGCGGCAGGATGTGCGGGTGCTGCAGGCTCGCGGTGGTGCGGATCTCGCTCAGAAAGCGTTCGGCGCCGAGCACCGCGGCCAGCTCAGGGTGCAGCACCTTGATGGCGACCTCACGCGCGTGGCGCACGTCGCGCGCGAGATAGACCGTGGCCATGCCACCGGCGCCGAGCTCGCGTTGGAGCTCATAGCGGTCGGCGAGGGCGGCGCGGAGGCGCGCGTCGGAGGCGGGGCTGCTCACGGTGCGTTCGTCACGGGTCATCCCAAGGTACGGCCGACGCGACGCGGTCGCCAACGTCGCGTGCGGTGTGCGGCTTGCGCGTCCGATCGTTGACGCGGAGTGACTGGCTTGGCCGCCTACAGCACGCGCCACCAGGGCACGGAGAGCACGCGGTCGGCAAGCCACCGCGTCTCGGTGCCGCCGTGCAACAGCAGCCCACCGACCGCGGCTGGATACTCGCGGAGGAACAGCCGCAACCCGTCGGCGTCGTTGTAGGTCGGACGCTCCCCGCTCTTGCACTCGATCGCGAGCAGTCGGCCGTCCGGTTGCTCCACGACGACGTCCACTTCGTCCTGGGTGGTGGTGCGCCAGTGCATGAGCGACGGCTTCTGCAACTGCGCGTCGCGCCAGACGAGGAGATCCTGCACGATCAGGTTCTCGAAGTGAAAGCCGGTGAGTGGCGGTGTGCCGGCGAGATGCCAGGCCAGTGCCGTGTCGCTCCAGTACACCTTCGGCGTTTTGGTCAGGCGCTTGCCGCGGTTGACCGCGTACACCTCGAGGCGAACGAGCTGGTACGATTGCTCAAGGAGATCGAGGTAGCGAAAGGCCGTGGTCGGCGCGATGCCGGCTTCGTTCGCCCACGCCGAGCGGTTGATGAGCTGCCCGATGCGATGCGCGGCGATGCGCATGAGGCGACGCAGGTCCAGCGGATTGCTCACGGACGCGAGATCGCGCAGGTCCCGATCGAGATAGGTCTCGAGGTACCCCTGAAACCATAACGCGCGTTCGTCGGCCGTGGTCTGTTCCACAGCGGGTGTGGGATACCCACCGATACGGGCGTGGTCGCGCCAATCGGCGGCAACGGCCGGCATCGACTGCACCTGATCCAACCAGTCGGTCGTGCTGCTCGCGAAAAAGTCGGACCACGTGCCGGCGACCCCCTGACCGAGCTGCTCGCGCCGGGACATCGGCCAGAGCGTGGTGTAGGCGGCGCGACCGGCGAGCGATTCGTTCACGCGGCGCATCTCGAGCAGGTTGGCGGACCCCGTGAGGACGAATTGCCCCACGGCTCGCTGCCCGGCGTAGGCACGTTCGTCGACGATCTCCTTGAGGGCGAGCACGAGGGCCGGGTCTCGTTGGATCTCGTCGATGATCACCTTGGGCGCCGACCGAAGGAGGGCGTGCGGATCGCGTTGCGCCTGCTCGCGAATGTCCGCGCGGTCGAGCGTGAGGAAGAGGTACTCGCCAAGACTCGGCAGCGTGCGGACGAGCGTACTCTTGCCCGTTTGCCGCGCCCCCATCAGCACCGAGACGGGCATGACCTGCGTGCTGGCGACCAGGTGCTGAGCGCCAAATCGAGGGAGATTGGCTCCGATTCGGCCTGCCGGTGACGTCATAAAATGTTTTATGACATGGGGTTATGCAAATCGTCCATGTTGTGGACGAATTTCATCCACTGGATGAACGATACCGGTCGCTCAGGCTGACGTCAATCGCCGACCGGGCGGCGCGCAGGGTGTCGAGGCTGATCAGCGCGAGCCGCTGTTGACGCGCTCGTGCAGTTCGCGGATCCAGTTGTGCACCAGGACAATCTTGGTGTCGCCCGGAACACGCCGAGTGAAGACCACCTCTCGCTCGCCGGCTGAGACATCATACGCCCGGTTCGATTCCGAGCCGAGGTTCGCATTGACGGACTTCAGATCCAGTATGGTGCGGCGCGTCGGCGCAATCGTTCCATCGGCACCGAGATCGGCAGCGAGCAGCGTGGTCCCGCGCCGATAGTACAGCGTGCGCCCTTGCTTGGACCAGAATGGCGCTGCGCCGCCGTCCTGCGAGATGGTGATGCGTGGACCATCGGCCGGAAACGGCCGGACGTAGACTTCGAATCGTCCCGACGCATCCGAGACGTATGCCAACCACTTGCTGTCGCTGGAAATGGCCGCGCTCAGTTCGACACTCGGGCCGGAGGCCACCGGAACGGGAGCCGCCGTATCGCGAGGGCGCACGGCAAAGAGATCGTTTGGCGCCGCGCGAGCGGCTGGCGTGCGGAATACGATCCACTGCGCATTCGGCGAGAGTATCGATTCCGCGGCATCACGATCCTGCATCAGCGTGTCGATTGGCCCCGTGCCGTCGGCCCGGCGCGTCTGGAATACCGACCGATTCGGACTGCCCATGAACACGATGCGCTGCCCGTCGGCCATCCAATCACCGCGATAGGCGTCTCCGAGTGGTGTGATGGCGCCAGAGCCGCGCGTGTAGGTGAGCAGGCGGCCGCGGCGCGTCTGCAGCAGGATGCGAGATCCATCCGGAGAAAACCGCGGCTGAAGATAGGCATCCGCGGGGAGAGCGAGCGTCGCCTCCGCGCCCGATGTCTGACGGATGACCACCTCATTGAGCAGCGCTCCTTGCAGCACGAGCAGCGTGCCGCTTGCGGAGACCACCGCCTGCGGCCCATTCGCCCGATCGCCCATGATGTTGTCGGCCAGCACGACCGGTGCGCGCGCCGTGGTCAGGGCCTTCGCCTCGGCCGGCAACGCCAGCATCGTGCTCGAGTCGGGATCCAACGCCAGGAGGGTATTCTCGAGGACCGCAATCGGCACCAGTCGGGGATATGGGAGCACGCGGATTTCGCCGCTGGCGAGAGATACCGTCGCGAGCGTTCCGCTCGGTCCGAGCGCCGAGTCCGACATGCTGATCACGATCGTCTGGCGATCCGGGAGCAGCACCGGATGGCGGCCGGTCAGGCGGCGGTCGGGGGGCGTGATGATCCTCAGCGAACCAGTCTCCGTGGCAATCGCGGCCACCCATCTCGTCGATCCCAGCAGCAGGGTGTCGCCATTGCCCCAGGTGAGTCCGTTGTACTGGATGCCGCTGGCCAACGTCGTGACGCGGCGCGCATCGCCGCCCGAGAGCGGCAGTTGGCGCAGCTCGAATCCGTCCCGATACAACAGCCGGGAACCGTCTCTCGAGAAGAGCAGGTCCTTCACCTCGTGATCGATGATCACGCGCGGCGTGAGATCCGCCGTCTGGCGAAGCATCACCCGACTGCCGTTCTCATCCTGCACCAGATACGCGAGCCGCTGACCATCAGGTGAAATGGCGAGGCCACCCTGAATCGCAAACGACGGATTCTCGGTGGGTGCCAATGGAATGGGCAAGCGCACAACCGGTGCACTGGCTGCGCCGGCGTCGGGCGTGGATTGCCACCGCGCCAGCGCGACGAGTAATGACGCAAGCGCCACCAGCCAGGGAACAAATCGAATCCAGCGCGCTGGGCGACCGCCCGCCGATGGCATCGCGGTCGCGGCCGCCGTACTCGCAAGCGGCGTGGCCAGCGCCTGCGCAAACGCCCGCGCACTCGCAAAGCGATCCGCCGGCAGCTTCTCGAGCGCCCGCCGCACCGCCGCGTCCACCGCGGGTGGCACATTCGGGCGGAGCATCGTGAGCGGCCGCACGGTGTCGGTGAGCAGCTTGGCCACGATGGCCTGCGCACTCGCCCCCGTGTGCGGCGGCTCGCCGGTGAGCATCTCGTACGTCACCGCGCCGAGTGCATAGAGGTCGGCGCGCGGGCCCACCGCCTTGTCGCCCACCGCCTGCTCCGGGGCCATGTACTGCGGCGTCCCGAGCGACAACCCGGTCTGCGTCAGCCGCGCGCCGCCGGCCGTCTGCACGGCCAGCGCGATGCCGAAGTCCGCCACCAGCGCATGCCCATCCTGCAGCAGGATATTCTCGGGCTTGATGTCGCGGTGCACGATGCCCTGGGCGTGCGCATGCTCGAGCGCATCGGCCACCTCCCGCGCCACGCGCACCGCGTCGTCGATGGCCAGCTGCTGGTCGCGCTCGATCTGCGCGCGCAGCGTTTCGCCGCGCACATACGGCATGACGTAGTAGAGCAACCCGTCCGCCGCCCCGCTGTCGAGCAGCGGCAGAATGTGCGGATGCTGCAGCCGCGCGGTGGTCTTGATCTCGGCGAGGAACCGCTCGCCGCCGATGGCGGCCCCGAGATCCGGGTGCAGGACCTTGATGGCGACATCGCGGTCGTGGCGCACATCGCGGGCGAGATACACCGTGGCCATGCCGCCGGCGCCGAGCTCGCGAGCGAGCTCGTACCGATCAGCAAGCGCGGCGGCAAGACGGTCACGGGGCGTGTCGCTCATGGCATTGCCTTTGCCGCCGCCATCTTCCGGCGCAGTTCCGTGAACCAGTTCAGAATGACGACCAGGCGATTGGGCGTCTCCTGGGCACCCGCCGCCATCACGAACTCGCC encodes:
- a CDS encoding DUF2911 domain-containing protein — protein: MTRTLRLATMGLLLVAARPAAAQMYPPSQRTTIVQHVALTTVTLEYGRPVARGRTLWGALVPWDSLWHPGADSASRLTVDHDVTIEGKPLRAGTYSLWLIPREHAAWTVILNRDALVDHKSYSGPSRDALRVDVLPDSLSMMESMAIYFPMVLRDEAQLRIHWGVQGVTVKVKAAWREG
- a CDS encoding protein kinase; its protein translation is MTRDERTVSSPASDARLRAALADRYELQRELGAGGMATVYLARDVRHAREVAIKVLHPELAAVLGAERFLSEIRTTASLQHPHILPLFDSGEAAGQLFFVMPYVEGETLRHRLERERQLRIPDAITLAREVADALQYAHDRGVIHRDIKPENILLQGGHALVADFGIALAVTNAGGTRMTQTGLSLGTPQYMAPEQAMGERNVDARADLYALGAVTYEMIAGEPPFTGPTSQAIVAKVLSGDPAPLDSLRRNVPAHVADAVHVALEKLPADRVASAAEFRATLLGEAPRARPSRAARGGPPAVGTRWIWPALAAVSTVIAIGLGVDRMRRTDAPAAREASSVFQIGLADSARIAGVAGGWKVAISPDGQYLAAVLLVGSGTQRSLYLRRSDDLEFRRVPGTNGATWPTFSPDGRQIAYYAGEVLFTIAVDGGTPIEVARTSIGASTWTDDGRLLFQVDTVLAIATPGRAMQRIVPTLNGRAVGVNYPSALPGGRYALINFIEGSGVVRRLDAQRVGVLEIASGVIQPLDLPGSNPRYASGYVLFGRRDGLYAVSFDIRSRRAGGAPVRIVDRVAYGGGGQFSYGVTDHGTLMYQPALTGAVTVAPDALVRYDLSGGRATTLTDAGGVFRDMRISPDGQRAIVRRDASPDLGNLSIYEFATNTFTRLTDDSASFRGEWSADGRRVVHLRRFGVDSVLVISRAWDRSGPDSTLLRTNFDAGAAGKGFGFQYLSLARTNSRVAVRIGGTSFNPDIYMSTLADLRVRRPLAIAATAARELNPAMSPDGRWVAYQSDESGVNEIYVLDTDGRGPRLRVSEHGGVEPVWYPDGRRLLFRASRNFARATLSFAPLAVTARDSLAPDPFYRTEGTFSYDLFPSGDAVLVTTSNSAGGVGDDLHIRVLTNWTARVKSEGAAR
- a CDS encoding ATP-binding protein encodes the protein MPVSVLMGARQTGKSTLVRTLPSLGEYLFLTLDRADIREQAQRDPHALLRSAPKVIIDEIQRDPALVLALKEIVDERAYAGQRAVGQFVLTGSANLLEMRRVNESLAGRAAYTTLWPMSRREQLGQGVAGTWSDFFASSTTDWLDQVQSMPAVAADWRDHARIGGYPTPAVEQTTADERALWFQGYLETYLDRDLRDLASVSNPLDLRRLMRIAAHRIGQLINRSAWANEAGIAPTTAFRYLDLLEQSYQLVRLEVYAVNRGKRLTKTPKVYWSDTALAWHLAGTPPLTGFHFENLIVQDLLVWRDAQLQKPSLMHWRTTTQDEVDVVVEQPDGRLLAIECKSGERPTYNDADGLRLFLREYPAAVGGLLLHGGTETRWLADRVLSVPWWRVL
- a CDS encoding protein kinase, with protein sequence MSDTPRDRLAAALADRYELARELGAGGMATVYLARDVRHDRDVAIKVLHPDLGAAIGGERFLAEIKTTARLQHPHILPLLDSGAADGLLYYVMPYVRGETLRAQIERDQQLAIDDAVRVAREVADALEHAHAQGIVHRDIKPENILLQDGHALVADFGIALAVQTAGGARLTQTGLSLGTPQYMAPEQAVGDKAVGPRADLYALGAVTYEMLTGEPPHTGASAQAIVAKLLTDTVRPLTMLRPNVPPAVDAAVRRALEKLPADRFASARAFAQALATPLASTAAATAMPSAGGRPARWIRFVPWLVALASLLVALARWQSTPDAGAASAPVVRLPIPLAPTENPSFAIQGGLAISPDGQRLAYLVQDENGSRVMLRQTADLTPRVIIDHEVKDLLFSRDGSRLLYRDGFELRQLPLSGGDARRVTTLASGIQYNGLTWGNGDTLLLGSTRWVAAIATETGSLRIITPPDRRLTGRHPVLLPDRQTIVISMSDSALGPSGTLATVSLASGEIRVLPYPRLVPIAVLENTLLALDPDSSTMLALPAEAKALTTARAPVVLADNIMGDRANGPQAVVSASGTLLVLQGALLNEVVIRQTSGAEATLALPADAYLQPRFSPDGSRILLQTRRGRLLTYTRGSGAITPLGDAYRGDWMADGQRIVFMGSPNRSVFQTRRADGTGPIDTLMQDRDAAESILSPNAQWIVFRTPAARAAPNDLFAVRPRDTAAPVPVASGPSVELSAAISSDSKWLAYVSDASGRFEVYVRPFPADGPRITISQDGGAAPFWSKQGRTLYYRRGTTLLAADLGADGTIAPTRRTILDLKSVNANLGSESNRAYDVSAGEREVVFTRRVPGDTKIVLVHNWIRELHERVNSGSR